The Mycobacteriales bacterium nucleotide sequence AGACTGCGGCGCATCGTGAGGTGCTGCGGGCGCGGGTGCTGTTGGCTGCGGCGGACGGCGTCGCGAACAGCGCGATCGCCTCCGAGCAAGGTGTGACGCCGGTGACGGTGCGATCCTGGCGCAGGTCGTTTGAGGCCGACGGCTTGGCGAACTGGGGGAAGGTCGCGCCGGGGCGGGGCCGCAAGCCCTCTATCCCGGAGGAGACGATCGCGAGGATCGTCACGCTCACCAAGACAACCCGCCCGAAGGGGCACACGCACTGGTCCTGCCGGACGATGGCCGATGAGGTCGGAGTCAGCAAGGACACCGTGCAGCGGGTCTGGTCCGAGCTGGGCCTGCAGCCTCATCGGGTCGAGAGCTTCAAGGTCAGCAACGACCCGCGGTTCACCGACAAGCTCGTCGACGTGGTCGGGCTCTACCTCGACCCGCCAGAGAAGGCCGTCGTGCTGTGCATGGACGAGAAGAGCCAGATCCAGGCGCTCGACCGCACCCAGCCCAGCCTGCCGATGAAGAAGGGCCGGGCCGGCACCATGACGCACGACTACAAGCGCAACGGCACCACCACCTTGTTCGCCGCCTTGGACGTGCTGACCGGACGAGTGATCGGCCAGTGCCTGCCGCGGCACCGGCACCAGGAGTTCCTGACCTTCCTCAAGACGATCGACCGGGAAGTCCCCAACGGCCTGCAGATCCACGTCATCCTGGACAACTACAGCACCCACAAGCACGCCGAGGTGCAACGCTGGCTCAGCCGGCACAAGCGCTTCCACCTGCACTTCACCCCGACCAGCAGCAGCTGGCTCAACCAGGTCGAGAACTGGTTCGGCAAGCTCGAAGGCAAGAACCTGCGGCGCGGTGTCTTCGGCAGTGTTCGCGAGCTCATCGCCAGCATCGAGGAGTTCCTCGAGGCCACCAATGACGACCCGACGCCCTACGTCTGGACTGCCACCGCAGAGTCCATTCTCGCCAAGATCGCGCGCGCCCGCGACACCCTCCAACAAGTAGTCAGCTAATCAAGAGACGGACCACTAACAGGCGTTCGCGCTCGCCACCGCCCACGATGCGGCCGGGGCGCTGATCCGAGGTGTCGAACGAGCTCACCTTCGCCTTCGGCGAGTCCGCAGCGACGACGGCGTCCTGCTCATCGAGCCACCAGTCGGGGCGGCGTGGATGAGGTGCCAGCTCATCGCAGCCGCTGCTCGCTACCGTCGTCGTGCACCTCGATCGGCATGACCCACCAGCCCTCAACCCCGCGGGCGGTGTCTCAGGCCAGTACGTCGTCGAGGTGGGCGTGGATGCAGGCCAGGGCGACCGCGTAGGAGCCTGTTACGCCCACCCCCGCAGGCGCGCCCCAGGAAGAGATGGGGCAGGGTCGGACTTGGAGGGATGGTCCCCTCCCCCTGATCCGAGGAGCACCACCTATGGCAACACGCACCGCTCGCACCGCCTGGAACGGCGGGCTCATGGACGGCTCCGGCCAGGTCGAGCTGACCAGCAGCGGCGTCGGCACCTACGAGGTCGACTTCCCCAAGCGCACCGCCGACAGCTCGCCCGGGACCACGAGCCCGGAGGAGCTGATCGCGGCGGCGCACTCGTCCTGCTTCGCGATGTCGATCTCCAACGAGGTCGCGCAGGCCGGTGGCACCCCGCACAGCGTCGAGGTGGTCGCCGACGTCACCGTCGGCCCGGACAGCACCGGCGGCTTCGGCCTCACCGTGCACCTCAAGGCCGTCGTCGAGGTCGAGGGCCTCGACGACGACACCTTCGCCAAGGCCGCCGACGCGGCCAGGTCCGGCTGCCCGGTCAGCAAGGCCCTCGCGGCGATCCCCGTCACCGTCGAGGTCGTCCGCGCCTAGCGCCGTCGTCTCGAGAGCGCAGGGCGGGGCGCGTCGATAGGGTCGACGCGTCCCGCCCTTCCGCATCCCTGGAGCTCCCGTGCCCACCGCTGATCCTGTCGTCACCCTCACCGTCGAGGCGGGGCAGGCCGGGCAGACGGCGGGCGCGCTGCTGGTCGCGGCCGGCGGCAGGGACAGCGCGGTCGCGCGGGTCAACGGCGAGCTGGTCGACCTGGCCCACGTGGTCGCCGAGGGCGACGTCGTCGAGCAGGTGCCCTACGCGAGCCCCGACGGCCTCATGGTGCTGCGGCACTCCGCGGCGCACGTGCTCGCCCAGGCGGTGCAGGCGCTGTTCCCCGGCACGCTGCTCGGCATCGGGCCGCCCATCAAGGACGGCTTCTACTACGACTTCCTGCCCGAGCGGCCGTTCACGCCGGAGGACCTCGCCGCCATAGAGAAGAAGATGAGCGACATCACCCGGCAGCGGCAGACCTTCAGTCGCCGCGTGGTGACCGAGGCCGACGCGCTCGTCGAGCTCGCCGACGAGCGCTTCAAGTGCGAGCTGATCGGCCTCAAGGGGTCGGCCCCGGAGGAGTCGCCCGAGGTCGGCGGCGCGGAGCTCACCATCTACGACAACCACGCGGGGGAGACGCTCGCGTGGAAGGACCTGTGCCGCGGACCGCACCTGCCGACCACGCGCGACATCCCGGCGTACACGCTGATGCGCTCTGCCGCCGCCTACTGGCGCGGCGACCAGAAGAACCCGCAGCTGCAGCGCATCTACGGCACCGCCTGGGCGACCAAGGACGACCTCAAGGAGCACCTGCGGCTGATCGAGGAGGCCGAGAAGCGCGACCACCGCAGGCTCGGTGTCGAGCTCGACCTCTTCAGCTTCCCCGACGAGATCGGGTCCGGCCTCGCGGTCTTCCACCCCAAGGGCGGGGTCATCAAGCGGGAGATGGAGGACTACGTCCGCGCGCGCCACATCGAGGAGGGCTTCCTCTACGTCGGGACGCCGCACATCTCCAAGGAGGGGCTGTTCCACACCTCCGGGCACCTGCCGTACTACGCCGACGGCATGTTCCCGCCCATGGAGATGGAGGGCAGCGACTACTACCTCAAGGCCATGAACTGCCCAATGCACAACCTCATCTACAAGTCGCGCGGGCGGTCCTACCGCGAGCTGCCGCTGCGGTTCTTCGAGTTCGGGTCGGTCTACCGGAACGAGGCCTCCGGCGTCATCCACGGGCTCACCCGCGTGCGCGGGCTGACCCAGGACGACTCGCACTCCTACTGCACGAAGGAGCAGGCGCCGGACGAGATCAAGCACCTGCTGAGCTTCGTGCTGTCGCTGCTGCGCGACTTCGGGATCACCGACTTCTACCTCGAGCTGTCCACCCGTGACGACAGCAAGCCCGACAAGTTCGTGGGCTCGGACGAGGACTGGGCGACCGCGACCGCCGTCCTCGAGCAGTGCGCCCGCGACACCGGCCTCGAGCTCGTGCCCGACCCGGGCGGCGCGGCCTTCTACGGCCCGAAGATCTCCGTCCAGGCCAAGGACGCGATCGGGCGCACCTGGCAGCTCTCGACGGTGCAGTACGACTTCAACCAGCCGCGCGGGTTCGAGCTGGAGTACCAGGCTGCTGACGGGACCCGCCAGCAGCCGGTGATGCTCCACTGCGCGAAGTTCGGGTCGATCGAGCGCTTCATCGGGGTGCTCACCGAGCACTACGCCGGTGCCTTCCCGGCGTGGCTGTCGCCCGTGCAGGTCACCTGCATCCCGGTGCACAGCGACTACGACGGCTACCTGTGGGACGTCGCGGCGAAGCTGAAGGCGGCCGGCATCCGGGTGGAGGTCGACGACTCCGACGACCGGATGCAGAAGAAGATCCGCAACGCCCAGAAGCAGAAGGTCCCCTTCATGCTCATCGCCGGTGGTGAGGACGTCGAAGCGGCTGCGGTGTCGTTCCGCTTCCGCGACGGCACCCAGGACAACGGCATCCCGGTCGACGAGGCGGTCGAGCGCATCGTCGCGGCGGTGCGGGCCCGCACGTGAGCGACCCGACCGCGCACGAGGAGCAGCAGGGCGTCGGGATCCGCGACGCCTTCGATCGGCTCTACACCCCGCACCGCCTGGCCTACATCAAGGGCGAGGGCAAAGAGGGCTGCCCCTTCTGCGACATCCCGGCGCTGTCCGACGACGAGGGCCTGGTGGTCGCGCGTGGGGAGGTCTGCTTCGTGGTGCTCAACCTCTACCCCTACAACGCCGGCCACCTCATGGTCGTCCCGTACCGCCACGTCGCGGGCTACGACGAACTGACCGACGACGAGGCCGCGGAGGTCGCGACGCTCACCCAGCGCGCCATCCGGGCCGTGCGCCACGCGACGGGCGCGATGGGCTTCAACGTCGGCATGAACCTCGGGGTCGTCGCGGGTGCCGGCATCGCCGCGCACCTGCACCAGCACGTCGTGCCGCGTTGGGGTGGCGACACCAACTTCATGCCTGTCGTCGGCCACACCCGCGTCCTGCCGCAGCTGCTCCCCGACACCCGAGCCCTGCTGGCGCAGGCGTGGTCGCGGGTGTAGCCAGAGCCGGACTCCGGCTCCTGGTGGTGGTCGTCTTCCTCACGCCCCTGGCTGTCGTGCTCTCCGGGTCGCTGCGCGAGGTGGGCCTGCCACCGCCCGCCGGCCTGGAGCTGCTGCCGAGCTCGCCGTCGCTGTCGTCGTACGCACGACTGCCCGAGGTCGTGCCGCTGGGGCGGCTGCTGCGGAACTCCCTGCTCGTGGTGGCCGTTGCGGTGCCCGTGACGACCCTGCTCGCGTCGTGGGCGGGGTTCGCGATGGCGCAGCTGCCGCAGCGGCGGCGGCGCGCGGTCGTCGTGCTGGTGACCGCGCTGCTGCTCGTGCCGCTGCCGATGGTGTGGGTGCCGCGCTTCGTGCTCTACCTCGAGCTCGGGCTGCTCGACACGCTCGTGCCGCTGGTCGCGCCAGCGCTCGCCGCGACGACGCCGTTCACGGTGCTGCTGGCCTATCGCGCGTTCCGTCGGGTGCCGCCGGAGCTGTGGGAGGCGGCGCGGCTCGAGGGCGCGTCGGCGCTGACGACCTGGCGGCGGGTGGGGTTGCCGCTCGTGACCGCGACCACCACGGCGATCGCGGCGGTCGGCTTCGTCTTCCACTGGGGCAACTACCTCGACGCGCTGCTCTACGCGCGCTCCGCCGACACCCGGACCTTGCCGCTCGGCATCGGTGAGCTCGCGACCCTCGACGGCGTGGAGCAGCCGGTGCTCTTCGCGGGTGCGGCGCTGCTGGCGATCCCGGCGGTGCTGGCGCTGCTCGCCGTGCAGCGCCCGCTGCTCGGCTCACGGGACGCGACGTGACGGTGCGGCTCGAGGGCCTCGGGCTGCGCCACCCCGGGGCCGAGGGCTGGGCGCTTCGCGACGTGACGCTGACGGTCGAGCCGGGGGAGGTGCTCGCCGTCGTCGGGCCGTCGGGGTCGGGCAAGACCACCCTGCTGCGATTGCTCTGCGGGCTGCTCG carries:
- a CDS encoding HIT domain-containing protein codes for the protein MSDPTAHEEQQGVGIRDAFDRLYTPHRLAYIKGEGKEGCPFCDIPALSDDEGLVVARGEVCFVVLNLYPYNAGHLMVVPYRHVAGYDELTDDEAAEVATLTQRAIRAVRHATGAMGFNVGMNLGVVAGAGIAAHLHQHVVPRWGGDTNFMPVVGHTRVLPQLLPDTRALLAQAWSRV
- the thrS gene encoding threonine--tRNA ligase encodes the protein MLVAAGGRDSAVARVNGELVDLAHVVAEGDVVEQVPYASPDGLMVLRHSAAHVLAQAVQALFPGTLLGIGPPIKDGFYYDFLPERPFTPEDLAAIEKKMSDITRQRQTFSRRVVTEADALVELADERFKCELIGLKGSAPEESPEVGGAELTIYDNHAGETLAWKDLCRGPHLPTTRDIPAYTLMRSAAAYWRGDQKNPQLQRIYGTAWATKDDLKEHLRLIEEAEKRDHRRLGVELDLFSFPDEIGSGLAVFHPKGGVIKREMEDYVRARHIEEGFLYVGTPHISKEGLFHTSGHLPYYADGMFPPMEMEGSDYYLKAMNCPMHNLIYKSRGRSYRELPLRFFEFGSVYRNEASGVIHGLTRVRGLTQDDSHSYCTKEQAPDEIKHLLSFVLSLLRDFGITDFYLELSTRDDSKPDKFVGSDEDWATATAVLEQCARDTGLELVPDPGGAAFYGPKISVQAKDAIGRTWQLSTVQYDFNQPRGFELEYQAADGTRQQPVMLHCAKFGSIERFIGVLTEHYAGAFPAWLSPVQVTCIPVHSDYDGYLWDVAAKLKAAGIRVEVDDSDDRMQKKIRNAQKQKVPFMLIAGGEDVEAAAVSFRFRDGTQDNGIPVDEAVERIVAAVRART
- a CDS encoding ABC transporter permease subunit, with the protein product MVVFLTPLAVVLSGSLREVGLPPPAGLELLPSSPSLSSYARLPEVVPLGRLLRNSLLVVAVAVPVTTLLASWAGFAMAQLPQRRRRAVVVLVTALLLVPLPMVWVPRFVLYLELGLLDTLVPLVAPALAATTPFTVLLAYRAFRRVPPELWEAARLEGASALTTWRRVGLPLVTATTTAIAAVGFVFHWGNYLDALLYARSADTRTLPLGIGELATLDGVEQPVLFAGAALLAIPAVLALLAVQRPLLGSRDAT
- a CDS encoding IS630 family transposase; its protein translation is TAAHREVLRARVLLAAADGVANSAIASEQGVTPVTVRSWRRSFEADGLANWGKVAPGRGRKPSIPEETIARIVTLTKTTRPKGHTHWSCRTMADEVGVSKDTVQRVWSELGLQPHRVESFKVSNDPRFTDKLVDVVGLYLDPPEKAVVLCMDEKSQIQALDRTQPSLPMKKGRAGTMTHDYKRNGTTTLFAALDVLTGRVIGQCLPRHRHQEFLTFLKTIDREVPNGLQIHVILDNYSTHKHAEVQRWLSRHKRFHLHFTPTSSSWLNQVENWFGKLEGKNLRRGVFGSVRELIASIEEFLEATNDDPTPYVWTATAESILAKIARARDTLQQVVS
- a CDS encoding OsmC family peroxiredoxin, encoding MATRTARTAWNGGLMDGSGQVELTSSGVGTYEVDFPKRTADSSPGTTSPEELIAAAHSSCFAMSISNEVAQAGGTPHSVEVVADVTVGPDSTGGFGLTVHLKAVVEVEGLDDDTFAKAADAARSGCPVSKALAAIPVTVEVVRA